One Actinomadura viridis genomic region harbors:
- a CDS encoding magnesium chelatase — MRPSKPRESTLGALRTGGHVHRSVKAEIRHNLLTRLRSGEPRFPGIVGFDDTVLPHLERALLAGHDLVLLGERGQGKTRLIRTLAGLLDEWTPVVAGCEINDHPYAPVCVRCRRLAAEAGDDLPVDWKHRDERYGEKLATPDTSVGDLIGDVDPIKVAEGRTLGDPETVHFGLVPRTNRGVFSINELPDLAERIQVALLNVLEERDVQVRGYALRLPLDLLLVASANPEDYTNRGRIITPLKDRFGAEIRTHYPLELDTELELIRQEAELADLGGRPAEVPDHLIEIIARFTRLVRESTAVDGRSGVSARFALAGAETVAAGAVRRAALTGEERAVARVCDLPSVVPSLMGKVEFEVSEEGREQEVLEHLLRRAVAETYRRTLGAADLSGLLEKFDSGEMVESGELVPAAELLRRVGQVPGLAKIMERLGMGGESPEQAAAALEFAMEGLYLSRRLSKDVPPGASDGTATYRT; from the coding sequence GTGCGTCCATCCAAACCACGCGAGAGCACACTGGGCGCGTTGCGCACCGGTGGTCACGTCCATCGCTCGGTGAAGGCGGAGATCCGTCACAACCTGCTCACCCGGCTGAGATCCGGTGAGCCCCGCTTCCCCGGCATCGTCGGCTTCGACGACACGGTGCTCCCGCATCTGGAACGCGCCCTCCTCGCCGGGCACGACCTGGTGCTGCTGGGCGAGCGCGGCCAGGGCAAGACCCGGCTGATCCGCACGCTGGCCGGCCTGCTGGACGAGTGGACCCCCGTGGTCGCCGGATGCGAGATCAACGACCACCCGTACGCGCCGGTCTGCGTCCGGTGCCGGCGGCTGGCCGCCGAGGCCGGCGACGACCTCCCGGTGGACTGGAAGCACCGGGACGAGCGGTACGGCGAGAAGCTGGCCACCCCGGACACCAGCGTCGGCGACCTGATCGGCGACGTCGACCCGATCAAGGTGGCCGAGGGCCGCACCCTGGGCGACCCGGAGACCGTCCACTTCGGCCTGGTGCCGCGGACGAACCGGGGCGTGTTCTCCATCAACGAGCTGCCCGACCTGGCCGAGCGCATCCAGGTGGCGCTGCTCAACGTGCTGGAGGAACGCGACGTCCAGGTCCGCGGCTACGCGCTGCGGCTGCCGCTGGACCTGCTGCTGGTGGCCAGCGCCAACCCCGAGGACTACACCAACCGGGGCCGGATCATCACCCCGCTCAAGGACCGGTTCGGCGCCGAGATCCGCACCCACTACCCGCTGGAGCTGGACACCGAGCTGGAGCTCATCCGCCAGGAGGCCGAGCTCGCCGACCTCGGCGGGCGGCCCGCCGAGGTGCCCGACCACCTGATCGAGATCATCGCGCGGTTCACCCGGCTGGTCCGGGAGTCGACGGCGGTGGACGGCCGGTCCGGGGTGTCGGCCCGGTTCGCGCTCGCGGGCGCCGAGACCGTGGCGGCCGGCGCCGTGCGGCGCGCCGCGCTGACCGGTGAGGAGCGCGCGGTGGCCCGGGTCTGCGACCTGCCCTCCGTGGTGCCGTCCCTGATGGGCAAGGTCGAGTTCGAGGTCAGCGAGGAGGGCCGCGAGCAGGAGGTGCTGGAGCATCTGCTGCGCCGCGCCGTCGCCGAGACCTACCGGCGCACGCTGGGGGCGGCCGACCTGTCCGGCCTGCTGGAGAAGTTCGACTCGGGCGAGATGGTGGAGTCGGGCGAGCTGGTGCCCGCCGCCGAGCTGCTGCGCCGGGTCGGCCAGGTCCCCGGGCTCGCCAAGATCATGGAGCGGCTGGGCATGGGCGGGGAGTCCCCCGAGCAGGCCGCCGCCGCGCTGGAGTTCGCCATGGAAGGGCTCTACCTCAGCCGCCGCCTCTCCAAGGACGTCCCGCCGGGCGCGTCCGACGGCACCGCCACCTACCGCACGTGA
- a CDS encoding vWA domain-containing protein codes for MSRYRYGAYEDGPDPLAPPYDVRDALDAVGDSVLEGTRPEEALRDLLRRGLPGADGRRGLDDLLRQVRERRRELRDRGRLDGTLEQARALLDTAIGQERAELFPDPSDEARLRETELDTLPADTSQAIRRLSDYRWRSDAARATFERLKDLLRQDVLDAQFQGIKQAMQSQDPRAMERVKDMMAALNEMLEKDARGEHTQEDFDRFMERYGDMFPDRPGNLEELVDALARRAAAMDRLLASLSPEQQAELAGLMDQVMQDAGLAMEMSRLNDALRSRRPDLGWGTPERMNGEQPLGMGDATTALAELADLAELEAALAQDYPGARLDDIDEEAVRRALGRRAVDDLDALRRIEAELERQGYLQRKRGKLELTPKAVRRLGDTALRRVFAQLTAGRQGDHDQRDAGQAGELTGSSREWRFGDEQPLDVVRTVSNAIRRNAMDAGPLPAPAAGGLTAVPAADPSGGASGTPAAVPPARAGRPGRPGGVRLSVDDFEVQETERRSAAAVCLLVDLSYSMVLRGTWAAAKQTTLALHALVTSKFPQDAIQIIGFSNYARTLHPTEMAGLDWDMVQGTNLHHALMIAGRHLDRHPDFEPIVLVVTDGEPTAHLRPDGRSLFDYPPSPDTLVLTLAEVDKMTRRGAGMNFFMLADDRRLVSFVEEVARRNGGRVFAPDAERLGQYVVSDYLRVRRGRR; via the coding sequence ATGAGCCGCTACCGGTACGGAGCCTACGAGGACGGGCCCGACCCGCTCGCCCCGCCGTACGACGTCCGGGACGCGCTGGACGCGGTGGGCGACTCGGTCCTCGAGGGCACCCGGCCGGAGGAGGCGCTGCGCGACCTGCTGCGCCGCGGGCTGCCCGGCGCGGACGGCCGGCGCGGTCTCGACGACCTGCTCCGGCAGGTCCGGGAACGGCGCCGGGAGCTGCGCGACCGGGGCCGCCTGGACGGGACGCTGGAGCAGGCGCGCGCGCTGCTGGACACCGCGATCGGCCAGGAACGGGCGGAGCTGTTCCCCGATCCGAGCGACGAGGCCCGGCTGCGCGAGACCGAGCTGGACACCCTCCCCGCCGACACCTCGCAGGCGATCCGGCGGCTCTCCGACTACCGGTGGCGCTCCGACGCGGCCCGCGCCACCTTCGAACGGCTGAAGGACCTGCTCCGGCAGGACGTGCTGGACGCCCAGTTCCAGGGCATCAAGCAGGCGATGCAGAGCCAGGACCCGCGCGCGATGGAGCGGGTCAAGGACATGATGGCCGCGCTCAACGAGATGCTGGAGAAGGACGCGCGCGGCGAGCACACCCAGGAGGACTTCGACCGCTTCATGGAGCGGTACGGGGACATGTTCCCCGACCGGCCGGGAAACCTGGAGGAGCTGGTCGACGCCCTGGCCCGGCGGGCCGCGGCGATGGACCGGCTGCTGGCCTCGCTCAGCCCCGAGCAGCAGGCCGAGCTGGCCGGGCTGATGGACCAGGTCATGCAGGACGCGGGCCTGGCGATGGAGATGTCGCGGCTGAACGACGCGCTCCGCTCCCGCCGTCCCGACCTGGGCTGGGGCACCCCGGAGCGGATGAACGGCGAGCAGCCGCTGGGCATGGGCGACGCCACCACGGCGCTGGCCGAGCTGGCCGACCTGGCCGAGCTGGAGGCCGCGCTCGCGCAGGACTACCCGGGCGCCCGACTTGACGACATCGACGAGGAGGCGGTCCGGCGGGCGCTGGGCCGCCGGGCGGTCGACGACCTCGACGCGCTGCGCCGGATCGAGGCGGAGCTGGAACGGCAGGGCTACCTGCAACGCAAGCGCGGCAAGCTGGAGCTGACGCCCAAGGCGGTGCGGCGGCTGGGCGACACCGCGCTGCGGCGGGTGTTCGCGCAGCTCACCGCGGGCCGGCAGGGCGATCACGACCAGCGTGACGCCGGGCAGGCCGGTGAGCTGACCGGGTCGAGCCGGGAGTGGCGGTTCGGGGACGAGCAGCCCCTCGACGTGGTCCGCACGGTGAGCAACGCGATCCGCCGCAACGCCATGGACGCCGGCCCCCTCCCGGCCCCGGCGGCCGGCGGACTCACGGCGGTGCCCGCCGCCGACCCCTCCGGAGGGGCTTCCGGGACGCCGGCCGCGGTGCCGCCCGCCCGTGCCGGACGTCCCGGCCGTCCCGGCGGCGTGCGGCTGAGCGTGGACGACTTCGAGGTCCAGGAGACCGAGCGGCGCAGCGCCGCCGCGGTCTGCCTGCTGGTCGACCTGTCGTACTCGATGGTGCTGCGCGGCACCTGGGCGGCGGCCAAGCAGACCACCCTGGCCCTGCACGCCCTGGTCACCAGCAAGTTCCCGCAGGACGCCATCCAGATCATCGGGTTCTCCAACTACGCCCGGACGCTGCATCCCACCGAGATGGCCGGGCTGGACTGGGACATGGTCCAGGGCACCAACCTGCACCACGCGCTGATGATCGCCGGGCGCCATCTGGACCGCCACCCCGACTTCGAGCCGATCGTCCTGGTGGTCACCGACGGCGAGCCGACCGCGCACCTGCGGCCCGACGGGCGGTCGCTGTTCGACTACCCGCCCTCGCCGGACACGCTGGTGCTGAC
- a CDS encoding FIST signal transduction protein — protein sequence MSRFGDGLALGPDLTSAARTAVEKALAPLSAPPDLVCVFVSAEDPGAVEAAGRVAMEAAGARVVVGCSANGVIGGGHGVEEASAVSAWAAVLPGARLEPFRLETLKTEDRLIVVGMPEGEEDDVVGVLLADPYTFPVDAFVERSAEALPGLPLVGGMADGEGRGSTRLFLNGEVHEDGAVGVVLGGPITAATVVSQGARPVGPDMVVTKADENVLYELAGTPALDKLEEIVLGLPEEEQELAGRGLLIGVAMDEYADEHERGDFLVRGVVGADTDTGAIAIGDVVEVGRTVRFQVRDTGAAEEDLAELLERFEMAPVEGALLFSCNGRGRAMFPDSDHDARVVHRAFGPSGVGGFFAAGEIGPVSGRNHVHAFTASILAFGPAENREPAP from the coding sequence ATGAGCCGTTTCGGTGATGGCCTCGCCCTCGGCCCCGATCTGACCAGCGCCGCCCGGACGGCGGTCGAGAAGGCACTGGCCCCGCTCAGCGCGCCGCCGGACCTGGTGTGCGTCTTCGTCTCGGCGGAGGATCCCGGGGCCGTGGAGGCCGCCGGGCGGGTGGCCATGGAGGCCGCGGGCGCCCGCGTCGTCGTGGGGTGCAGCGCCAACGGCGTGATCGGCGGCGGGCACGGCGTCGAGGAGGCCAGCGCGGTGAGCGCCTGGGCCGCGGTGCTGCCCGGCGCCCGCCTGGAGCCGTTCCGGCTGGAGACGCTCAAGACCGAGGACCGCCTGATCGTGGTCGGTATGCCCGAGGGGGAGGAGGACGACGTGGTCGGCGTGCTGCTGGCCGACCCGTACACCTTCCCGGTCGACGCGTTCGTCGAGCGCTCCGCCGAGGCGCTTCCGGGGCTGCCCCTGGTCGGCGGGATGGCCGACGGGGAGGGCCGCGGGTCCACCCGGCTGTTCCTCAACGGCGAGGTCCATGAGGACGGCGCGGTCGGTGTGGTGCTGGGCGGGCCGATCACGGCGGCGACCGTGGTCAGCCAGGGCGCCCGGCCGGTCGGGCCGGACATGGTGGTGACCAAGGCCGACGAGAACGTCCTGTACGAGCTGGCCGGCACCCCCGCCCTGGACAAGCTGGAGGAGATCGTCCTGGGGTTGCCCGAGGAGGAGCAGGAGCTGGCCGGGCGCGGGCTGCTGATCGGCGTGGCCATGGACGAGTACGCCGACGAGCACGAGCGCGGCGACTTCCTGGTGCGCGGCGTCGTCGGCGCCGACACCGACACCGGCGCGATCGCCATCGGCGACGTGGTGGAGGTGGGACGCACGGTGCGGTTCCAGGTGCGCGACACCGGGGCCGCCGAGGAGGACCTGGCCGAGCTGCTGGAACGGTTCGAGATGGCGCCGGTCGAGGGCGCGCTGCTGTTCTCCTGCAACGGGCGGGGCCGGGCGATGTTCCCCGACTCCGACCATGACGCCCGGGTGGTGCACCGCGCGTTCGGGCCGTCCGGGGTGGGCGGTTTCTTCGCGGCCGGGGAGATCGGCCCGGTGTCCGGGCGCAACCACGTCCACGCGTTCACTGCCTCCATCCTCGCCTTCGGCCCCGCCGAGAACCGGGAACCCGCCCCGTGA